In Candidatus Brocadia sp., the genomic stretch GCAGGAGCAGTAATCCCACCGAGATTGCCATAATCGAACCTTCAGAGAAACACTATTATCAACCAATATGGACACTTGTTGGTGCAGGGGTATTTTCCCGGGAGATATCCGAAAAGAACACAAAAGACGTCATACCTTCAGGGGTTGTCTGGGTAAAGGACAGGGTTGTCCGATTTGATCCTGAAAACAATAATCTCACCACGGAAACAGGGAAGACAATAGAATACAAATATCTGATTATTGCTGCTGGAATTCAGCTTGATTGGGACAAAATTTCCGGTCTAAAGGAATCAATCGGAAAAAACGGTGTTTGCAGCAATTATTCTTACCAAACCGTCAATTCAACCTGGGAAAGCATCAGCAATTTTAAAGGCGGTAATGCCATCTTTACACAACCAAACACTCCTATTAAGTGCGGCGGAGCTCCGCAGAAAATCTGTTATCTGGCAGAACACTATTTCCGGAAATCAGGTGTACGGGAAAAAAGCTCCATTACCTTTGCGCTTCCGCAAGGGGTTATTTTTTCCGTGAAAAAATATGCAAACGCGCTTGTGGAAGTAGCCAAAAGGAAAGGAGTCGATGTTAGGTATCAGCATAATCTTGTGGAATTACGGCCAGATAAAAAGGAGGCCGTCTTTAAGAAGGTGGAAACAGGGGAGGACGTTATCATGAAATATGACATGATTCACATCACCCCGCCGATGAGCGCCCCTGATTTTTTAAA encodes the following:
- a CDS encoding NAD(P)/FAD-dependent oxidoreductase — encoded protein: MSQKDTYQVVIVGGGTAGITVAAQLSRSSNPTEIAIIEPSEKHYYQPIWTLVGAGVFSREISEKNTKDVIPSGVVWVKDRVVRFDPENNNLTTETGKTIEYKYLIIAAGIQLDWDKISGLKESIGKNGVCSNYSYQTVNSTWESISNFKGGNAIFTQPNTPIKCGGAPQKICYLAEHYFRKSGVREKSSITFALPQGVIFSVKKYANALVEVAKRKGVDVRYQHNLVELRPDKKEAVFKKVETGEDVIMKYDMIHITPPMSAPDFLKNSPLASENGWVDVHKDTLQHNRFENIFAIGDCSSLPTSKTAAAIRKQAPVLVRNLLAKINGTPLMDFYDGYTACPIVTGYGSLILAEFDYKLNPRETFPFDQSQERYSMYALKAYVLPRMYWHGMLRGRA